A stretch of the Bacillus licheniformis DSM 13 = ATCC 14580 genome encodes the following:
- a CDS encoding MFS transporter, with protein sequence MKKIFLFGCSFYFLVGVIHILLGSLSPYIIQEYQRDLHDLSFLIFFQFTGFLNGVLLAPMFVRRTSHTAVLTFGLLLILVTLLGVFLFDMFIFFVIMGFLLGFGAGTLETTMGAYVIAQDKNAKGMNILEVFFGLGALLFPFLIYILTERYAWHFPLYALFIFVFVLACMWVVYLRRKTPGTASGQMAYQEKPTVSAIFETGRKEKNIFLFLIFAFVYAGIETNFANFLPALMLEKGAEEISVISVTFFWTGMVCGRLLTSIFGGRITSVAFLIFSAGALTVLLLILAWFPVHQTQLLLVFFIGLSAAGIFPCAVTLASLAGKPFTEEITSLFISSASLGGALLSFLIGWAIDASAAAVFPFLLFGGLGGLLLAISAVIFLSGLQKNKQSHLDM encoded by the coding sequence ATGAAAAAAATATTTCTATTCGGCTGTTCGTTTTATTTTCTAGTAGGGGTTATCCATATTCTGCTGGGGAGCCTGTCACCGTACATCATTCAAGAATATCAACGGGATCTTCATGATCTATCCTTCCTGATCTTTTTCCAATTCACCGGTTTTCTAAACGGCGTCCTGCTTGCGCCGATGTTTGTCAGACGCACCTCTCATACGGCTGTATTGACGTTTGGCCTTCTTCTTATTCTCGTTACGCTTTTAGGTGTTTTCCTTTTTGATATGTTCATCTTTTTTGTCATCATGGGATTTTTGCTCGGCTTTGGCGCGGGTACTTTAGAAACGACGATGGGGGCGTATGTGATTGCGCAAGATAAAAATGCGAAAGGGATGAATATTTTAGAGGTTTTTTTCGGATTAGGCGCGCTGCTGTTTCCTTTTCTTATTTATATCCTTACGGAACGATATGCCTGGCATTTCCCCTTGTATGCTTTATTTATCTTCGTTTTTGTGCTCGCGTGTATGTGGGTGGTTTATTTGCGCAGAAAAACCCCCGGCACTGCTTCCGGTCAGATGGCTTATCAGGAAAAACCGACTGTATCAGCCATATTTGAAACCGGAAGGAAAGAAAAAAACATTTTCCTCTTTCTCATATTCGCTTTTGTGTATGCGGGTATCGAGACCAATTTCGCAAACTTTTTGCCGGCGCTGATGCTGGAAAAAGGGGCTGAAGAAATCAGCGTGATCAGCGTCACGTTTTTTTGGACGGGGATGGTATGCGGACGTTTATTGACAAGTATTTTTGGCGGACGCATAACTTCCGTTGCCTTTCTGATCTTCAGCGCCGGAGCCTTGACTGTTTTGCTTTTGATTCTCGCGTGGTTTCCGGTTCATCAAACACAGCTGCTCCTCGTATTTTTCATCGGGCTGTCGGCAGCCGGCATTTTTCCGTGCGCCGTCACTCTTGCCTCGTTGGCTGGAAAGCCTTTTACAGAGGAAATCACGAGTCTCTTCATTTCGTCCGCAAGTCTGGGAGGAGCGCTTCTTTCATTCTTGATCGGCTGGGCGATTGATGCAAGCGCAGCCGCTGTCTTCCCGTTTTTGCTGTTCGGCGGATTGGGGGGCTTGCTGCTGGCGATCAGCGCGGTGATTTTTTTATCCGGCCTGCAAAAAAACAAGCAGAGTCATTTGGATATGTAG